One genomic segment of Labrus bergylta chromosome 17, fLabBer1.1, whole genome shotgun sequence includes these proteins:
- the crybb1 gene encoding beta-crystallin B1, which translates to MSQTAKSASSQGTDAKDKGAPAPAASSKATKTGEPGMGTYRIMLFDQENFQGRMIEVQNECMNVCDRGMDKVRSIIVECGPFVAFEQTNLRGEMFILEKGEYPRWDTWSNSYRSDCLMSLRPIRMDSLEHKICLYELSDFKGNKMEIQEDDVPTLWAHGFCDRVGSVRVPGGAFVGYQYPGYRGYQYLFECGDYRHYNDFSAFQPQIQSIRRIRDMQFHQRGCFTFTSASK; encoded by the exons ATGTCTCAGACTGCCAAGTCCGCCTCCAGCCAGGGCACCGATGCCAAGGACAAGGGAGCTCCCGCCCCTGCCGCCTCCAGCAAGGCCACCAAGACCGGAGAGCCCGGCATGGGAACCTACAGA ATCATGCTGTTCGACCAGGAGAACTTCCAGGGCAGGATGATCGAGGTCCAGAATGAGTGTATGAACGTGTGTGACCGTGGCATGGATAAAGTGCGTAGTATCATCGTGGAGTGCGGCCC CTTTGTTGCCTTCGAGCAGACTAACCTCCGTGGGGAGATGTTCATCCTGGAGAAGGGAGAGTATCCTCGCTGGGATACCTGGAGCAACTCCTACCGCAGCGACTGCCTCATGTCCCTCAGGCCCATCCGCATG gacAGCCTGGAGCACAAGATCTGCCTGTATGAGCTCTCTGACTTCAAGGGCAACAAGATGGAGATCCAGGAGGATGATGTGCCCACCCTCTGGGCGCATGGCTTCTGTGACAGAGTGGGCAGCGTGAGGGTGCCTGGAGGAgc GTTTGTGGGTTACCAGTACCCTGGATACAGAGGCTACCAGTACCTGTTTGAGTGCGGTGATTACAGACACTACAACGACTTCAGCGCCTTCCAGCCCCAGATCCAGTCCATTCGTCGTATCAGGGACATGCAGTTCCACCAGAGAGGATGCTTCACCTTCACCTCCGCCAGCAAGTGA
- the cryba4 gene encoding beta-crystallin A4, with amino-acid sequence MTHHCTKFSGHWKIIVFDEECFQGRRHEFTSECCNVMEFGFETVRSLRVESGAWVGYEHASYQGQQFVLERGEYPQCDAFGGSNAYHIERLTSFRPIACANHRECRMTIFERENFLGRKGELSDDYPSLQAMGWCNNEVGSLKIQSGAFVCYQYPGYRGYQYIMECDRHCGEFKHFREFGSHCQTPQIQSIRRIQQ; translated from the exons ATGACTCACCATTGCACCAAGTTCTCCGGCCACTGGAAG ATCATTGTCTTCGACGAGGAGTGCTTCCAGGGCCGTCGCCATGAGTTCACCTCCGAGTGCTGCAACGTGATGGAGTTCGGCTTCGAGACCGTGCGCTCCCTGAGGGTCGAGAGTGGAGC CTGGGTGGGATACGAGCACGCCTCCTACCAGGGGCAGCAGTTCGTCCTGGAGAGGGGAGAGTACCCCCAGTGCGACGCTTTCGGTGGCAGTAACGCCTACCACATCGAGAGACTGACCTCCTTCAGACCCATCGCCTGTGCT AACCACAGAGAGTGTCGTATGACCATCTTTGAGCGTGAGAACTTCCTGGGCCGTAAGGGCGAGCTTAGCGACGATTATCCCTCCCTCCAGGCCATGGGCTGGTGCAACAACGAAGTGGGCTCTCTCAAGATCCAGTCTGGAGC ATTCGTGTGCTACCAGTACCCCGGTTACCGTGGTTACCAGTATATCATGGAGTGTGATCGTCACTGTGGGGAGTTCAAACACTTCAGGGAGTTCGGCTCTCACTGCCAGACCCCTCAGATCCAGTCCATCCGCCGTATTCAGCAgtaa